One Phycisphaera mikurensis NBRC 102666 DNA window includes the following coding sequences:
- a CDS encoding alpha/beta hydrolase, with the protein MSSNGPRDPHATAPLGSAGTPLGDASGVVLLLHGRGGSAADILSLAPHLDPGGRGKLAFRAPQASGNTWYPGSFLLPRDRNQPHLSSALSLVHRTIDKLTAAVPAARVFVVGFSQGACLAAESVFRRAEREPLGGVVGFTGGLIGERVEVPEAPAALDGVPVLLTGGDPDPHVPWARVEETAAAYRGRGASVEIRRFPGKLHGVSEEEVRLAAELIAGAASG; encoded by the coding sequence GTGAGCTCCAACGGCCCCCGCGACCCGCACGCGACCGCTCCGCTCGGATCCGCCGGCACTCCGCTGGGTGACGCTTCCGGCGTCGTGCTCCTGCTGCACGGCCGCGGCGGCTCCGCCGCGGACATCCTCTCGCTCGCCCCGCACCTGGACCCCGGGGGGCGCGGGAAGCTCGCCTTCCGAGCCCCGCAGGCCAGCGGCAACACCTGGTACCCGGGCAGCTTCCTGCTTCCGCGCGACCGGAACCAGCCGCACCTGTCCTCGGCGCTGTCGCTCGTGCACCGGACGATCGACAAGCTGACGGCCGCCGTGCCCGCCGCGCGGGTGTTCGTGGTCGGCTTCAGCCAGGGCGCCTGCCTCGCCGCCGAGTCGGTCTTCCGCCGCGCGGAGCGCGAGCCGCTCGGCGGCGTGGTCGGCTTCACCGGCGGCCTGATCGGTGAACGCGTCGAGGTCCCGGAGGCTCCGGCGGCGCTCGATGGCGTGCCCGTGCTGCTCACGGGCGGCGACCCCGACCCGCACGTCCCCTGGGCCCGCGTCGAGGAAACCGCCGCCGCCTACCGCGGCCGCGGCGCGAGCGTCGAAATCCGCCGCTTCCCCGGCAAGCTCCACGGCGTCTCGGAGGAAGAGGTCCGGCTCGCCGCCGAGCTCATCGCCGGAGCGGCTTCCGGCTGA
- a CDS encoding MarR family winged helix-turn-helix transcriptional regulator, with the protein MPSRLQRKVGKAGPFDFVQQELYLNLVRTASIAAEPVQRCLKAHGLREPAFNVLRIVAGRGAEGLPSQAIGAHTVSRVPDITRLVDGLEKRGLVERRRCPHDRRVVHVVITAAGRRKAERASRDVDAVHRSQFPGLTEPRIARLIRLLERARERDAGEG; encoded by the coding sequence ATGCCCTCCCGCCTCCAGCGTAAAGTCGGCAAGGCCGGCCCCTTCGACTTCGTTCAGCAGGAGCTGTACCTCAACCTCGTCCGGACGGCTTCGATCGCCGCCGAGCCGGTGCAGCGCTGCCTGAAGGCGCACGGCCTGCGCGAGCCCGCCTTCAACGTGCTCCGCATCGTGGCGGGCCGCGGCGCCGAGGGGCTGCCCTCGCAGGCGATCGGGGCGCACACGGTCAGCCGCGTCCCCGACATCACGCGCCTCGTCGACGGATTGGAGAAGCGCGGCCTGGTGGAGCGCCGGCGCTGCCCGCACGACCGGCGGGTCGTGCACGTGGTGATCACCGCGGCGGGCCGCCGGAAGGCGGAGCGGGCGAGCCGGGACGTCGACGCCGTGCACCGCTCGCAGTTCCCGGGGCTGACGGAGCCGCGGATCGCGAGGCTCATCCGGCTGCTCGAGCGGGCGCGGGAGCGGGACGCGGGAGAGGGCTGA
- a CDS encoding lactonase family protein: protein MNPAPGLLLGATLLATPAAAEPRPFFIGTDADGVYASTLDTDTGAMSPPVLAAAMEAPGFLWIHPTLPVLYAVGGGGGSRLVAFRIGGEGGLTRSASVGTGGEGACFVTVSPDGRLAAVAHYNSGSVALFPLADDGTPGEPTVARHAGRSVNEKRQTAPHAHSVRFTPDGRTLMAADLGTDKLYVYSVTGAGGLEPASPAAIDLPPGSGPRHFVFTPGGGAVLILNELAGTVSVAPVDPVTGGVTRTLPAVAADLPADAERASAEILFHPGGRHVYASNRGPGEIAWFAWNGENLERRGGVASGGDWPRNFRLTEDGRFLLVANQRSGNVASFRIDAQTGELVATGESIDVPGATCIKFRP from the coding sequence ATGAACCCCGCGCCCGGCCTTCTCCTCGGAGCGACGCTCCTCGCCACGCCCGCCGCGGCCGAGCCGCGGCCCTTCTTCATCGGCACCGACGCCGACGGCGTGTACGCCTCGACGCTGGACACCGACACCGGCGCCATGAGCCCGCCGGTGCTCGCCGCCGCGATGGAGGCGCCCGGTTTTCTGTGGATCCACCCCACGCTGCCGGTGCTCTACGCGGTGGGTGGCGGCGGGGGGTCGCGGCTGGTCGCGTTCCGCATCGGCGGCGAGGGGGGCCTCACCCGCTCCGCCTCGGTCGGCACCGGCGGGGAGGGCGCGTGCTTCGTCACCGTCTCGCCCGATGGCCGGCTCGCGGCGGTGGCTCACTACAACAGCGGCTCGGTGGCTCTCTTCCCGCTCGCCGACGACGGCACGCCCGGCGAGCCGACCGTGGCGCGGCACGCCGGGCGGAGCGTGAACGAGAAGCGTCAGACCGCCCCGCACGCCCACAGCGTCCGATTCACCCCGGACGGTCGGACGCTGATGGCCGCCGACCTGGGCACCGACAAGCTGTACGTCTACAGCGTCACCGGGGCCGGCGGCCTCGAGCCGGCTTCTCCGGCCGCGATCGACCTGCCGCCGGGCAGCGGGCCGCGGCACTTCGTCTTCACCCCCGGCGGCGGGGCCGTGCTGATCCTCAACGAGCTCGCCGGCACGGTCTCGGTCGCGCCCGTGGATCCGGTGACCGGCGGCGTCACCCGGACCCTCCCCGCGGTCGCCGCCGACCTGCCCGCCGACGCCGAGCGGGCTTCGGCGGAGATCCTGTTCCACCCCGGCGGCCGGCACGTCTACGCCAGCAACCGCGGCCCCGGCGAGATCGCCTGGTTCGCCTGGAACGGGGAGAACCTGGAGCGGCGGGGGGGCGTGGCCAGCGGCGGCGACTGGCCGCGGAACTTCCGGCTGACCGAGGACGGCCGCTTCCTGCTGGTCGCGAACCAGCGGTCCGGCAACGTCGCGTCCTTCCGCATCGACGCGCAGACCGGCGAGCTCGTCGCCACCGGGGAGAGCATCGACGTCCCCGGGGCCACCTGCATCAAGTTCCGGCCCTGA
- a CDS encoding VOC family protein, whose protein sequence is MPDAASAILGLHHATAVAAEAAPCDRFYTRTLGLARIKKTVNFDRPEDHHLYFADPAATPGSVMTCFTDADAGPHHAGPGGVDRIVFAVPPGSLDAWEKRLGDAGASPRPDGPVLAFEDPAGIPLGLVERPHAGGAAGALDGRLDHARLSVEDPDATRRFFEEELGVACGAGGVLRVHADASGRTRGQRRLACGGVDHVALRVADDAALGDVRDRVEALGLEPTPVKDRRYFHSVYFREPGGTRIEVATTGPGFAVDEPADALGRDLMLPPFLEDRRVEIVARLADLP, encoded by the coding sequence ATGCCCGACGCCGCGTCCGCCATCCTCGGCCTCCACCACGCCACCGCCGTGGCCGCGGAGGCCGCGCCCTGCGACCGCTTCTACACGCGGACGCTCGGCCTCGCCCGCATCAAGAAGACGGTGAACTTCGATCGGCCCGAGGATCACCACCTCTACTTCGCCGACCCGGCCGCCACGCCCGGCAGCGTGATGACCTGCTTCACCGACGCCGACGCGGGGCCGCACCACGCGGGCCCGGGCGGGGTCGACCGGATCGTCTTCGCGGTGCCGCCGGGTTCGCTGGACGCCTGGGAGAAGCGGCTGGGCGACGCCGGCGCCTCGCCCCGCCCCGACGGCCCGGTCCTCGCCTTCGAGGACCCCGCGGGCATCCCGCTGGGCCTGGTGGAGCGCCCGCACGCCGGCGGGGCGGCCGGCGCCCTCGACGGCCGCCTCGACCACGCCCGCCTGTCGGTGGAGGACCCCGACGCCACCCGCCGTTTCTTCGAGGAGGAGCTGGGCGTTGCCTGCGGGGCGGGCGGGGTGCTCCGCGTCCACGCGGACGCCTCCGGCCGGACGCGGGGCCAGCGCCGACTCGCCTGTGGCGGGGTGGATCACGTCGCCCTCCGCGTTGCCGACGACGCCGCGCTCGGCGACGTCCGCGACCGGGTGGAAGCACTCGGGCTGGAGCCCACGCCGGTGAAGGACCGCCGGTACTTCCACTCGGTCTACTTCCGCGAGCCCGGCGGCACGCGGATCGAGGTCGCCACGACAGGCCCGGGCTTCGCCGTGGACGAGCCCGCCGACGCCCTCGGCCGCGACCTCATGCTGCCCCCGTTCCTGGAGGACCGGCGGGTGGAGATCGTGGCCCGGCTGGCCGACCTGCCCTGA
- a CDS encoding NUDIX hydrolase gives MALGLHDDTELIHDGSRVNLRIAELPRRGGGVQRREIAEVADAVVVLPLLVTNPGNDPLAALATDPTLTDVVLIRNERHSVNDTLWELPAGTLEAGEDPLACARRELEEETGYAAETLVPLGGFFSSPGFTTEYLHAFVAVGLAATEQSLDETEKIEVFPTSWQETMDKVERNEIRDAKSVALLLKAAAFGVKRR, from the coding sequence ATGGCCCTGGGCCTCCACGACGACACCGAGCTGATCCACGACGGATCCCGCGTGAACCTGCGCATCGCCGAGCTGCCCCGCCGCGGCGGCGGCGTGCAGCGGCGCGAGATCGCGGAGGTCGCCGACGCCGTCGTCGTCCTCCCGCTGCTGGTCACCAACCCCGGCAACGACCCGCTGGCCGCGCTCGCCACCGACCCGACCCTCACCGACGTGGTGCTCATCCGCAACGAGCGACACAGCGTGAACGACACGCTCTGGGAGCTCCCGGCCGGCACGCTCGAAGCCGGGGAAGACCCGCTGGCGTGCGCGCGGCGCGAGCTGGAGGAAGAGACCGGCTACGCCGCCGAGACGCTGGTCCCGCTCGGCGGCTTCTTCTCTTCGCCGGGCTTCACCACCGAGTACCTGCACGCCTTCGTCGCGGTCGGGCTCGCCGCGACCGAGCAGTCGCTCGACGAGACCGAGAAGATCGAGGTCTTCCCGACAAGCTGGCAGGAGACGATGGACAAGGTCGAACGCAACGAGATCCGCGACGCGAAGAGCGTGGCGCTGCTGCTCAAGGCCGCGGCCTTCGGCGTGAAGCGCCGCTAG
- the eda gene encoding bifunctional 4-hydroxy-2-oxoglutarate aldolase/2-dehydro-3-deoxy-phosphogluconate aldolase: MATPTAPPDPHQDVLDLLARHRLVPVVVLHDAAHAVPLADALEDGGLPVAEVTFRSDAAEACIKAMADRGGIHVGAGTLATAEHVDRAVDAGASFAVTPGFNDAVVERCLERGLPIFPGICTPGDIERARAAGLSTVKFFPAETYGGVPTLEALQGPYPAIRFIPTGGITADNVGSYLRLPSVVACGGSWMVKPALFAGGDFSAVKEAARDAVSAASADGRGAEKDRA, from the coding sequence ATGGCCACGCCCACCGCACCCCCCGACCCGCACCAGGACGTGCTCGACCTGCTCGCCCGGCACCGCCTGGTGCCCGTCGTCGTGCTGCACGACGCCGCCCACGCGGTGCCGCTCGCCGACGCGCTCGAGGACGGCGGCCTGCCGGTGGCCGAGGTCACCTTCCGCAGCGACGCGGCGGAGGCCTGCATCAAGGCCATGGCCGACCGCGGCGGCATCCACGTGGGCGCCGGCACGCTGGCGACCGCCGAGCACGTCGACCGGGCCGTGGACGCGGGCGCCTCCTTCGCCGTCACGCCGGGCTTCAACGACGCCGTGGTGGAGCGTTGCCTGGAGCGCGGCCTGCCGATCTTCCCGGGCATCTGCACCCCCGGCGACATCGAGCGTGCCCGCGCCGCCGGCCTGTCCACCGTCAAGTTCTTCCCCGCCGAAACCTACGGCGGCGTGCCCACGCTCGAGGCGCTGCAGGGCCCTTACCCGGCGATCCGCTTCATCCCCACCGGCGGCATCACCGCGGACAACGTCGGCTCGTACCTGCGGCTGCCCAGCGTGGTCGCCTGCGGCGGCAGCTGGATGGTGAAGCCGGCGCTGTTCGCGGGGGGCGACTTCTCGGCGGTGAAGGAGGCCGCGCGGGACGCGGTCTCTGCGGCCTCCGCGGACGGGCGGGGAGCAGAGAAGGACAGAGCGTGA
- a CDS encoding sugar kinase: MPQLSLRSADSCEFDAVSLGEVMLRLDPGEGRIHTARSFRASEGGGEYNVARGLRRCFGLRASVVTAFVDNPVGRLLEDLILQGGLDTSNLRWVEDDGIGRDNRNGLNFTERGFGIRGAVGCSDRAHTAVSNLKAGDVDWDRLFGERGVRWFHTGGIFAALSDTTPAVVEEALTAAKKHGTATSYDLNYRPSLWRAIGGQERAQEVNRRLAPLVDVMIGNEEDFTACLGFEVEGADENLEELPEEGFRKMIRKAVETFPNFHACATTLRGVKTATVNDWGAMCWCDGAFHTATHRPGLEIMDRVGGGDSFASGFIYGLMTTGDAARAVEYGAAHGALAMTTPGDTTMAHLKDVEKLVAGGGARVDR; the protein is encoded by the coding sequence ATGCCCCAACTCTCCCTCCGCTCCGCCGACTCCTGCGAATTCGACGCCGTCTCCCTCGGCGAGGTCATGCTCCGGCTCGACCCCGGCGAAGGGCGGATCCACACCGCCCGGTCGTTCCGCGCCAGCGAGGGCGGGGGCGAGTACAACGTCGCGCGCGGGCTGCGGCGCTGCTTCGGGCTGCGGGCCAGCGTCGTCACGGCCTTCGTCGACAACCCCGTGGGCCGGCTGCTCGAGGACCTCATCCTGCAGGGCGGCCTCGACACCTCGAACCTCCGCTGGGTAGAGGACGACGGCATCGGCCGCGACAACCGCAACGGCCTCAACTTCACCGAACGCGGCTTCGGCATCCGCGGCGCCGTGGGTTGCAGCGACCGGGCCCACACCGCCGTTTCGAATCTGAAGGCCGGCGACGTCGATTGGGACCGCCTCTTCGGCGAACGCGGCGTCCGCTGGTTCCACACCGGCGGCATCTTCGCCGCGCTCTCCGACACGACGCCCGCGGTCGTGGAGGAGGCGCTGACCGCGGCGAAGAAACACGGCACCGCCACCAGCTACGACCTCAACTACCGCCCCTCGCTGTGGCGGGCGATCGGCGGGCAGGAGCGGGCCCAGGAGGTGAATCGCCGGCTCGCGCCGCTGGTCGACGTGATGATCGGCAACGAGGAGGACTTCACCGCCTGCCTCGGCTTCGAGGTGGAAGGGGCCGACGAGAACCTCGAGGAGCTGCCCGAGGAGGGCTTCAGGAAGATGATCCGCAAGGCCGTGGAGACCTTCCCCAACTTCCACGCCTGCGCCACCACGCTCCGCGGCGTGAAGACGGCGACCGTGAACGACTGGGGCGCGATGTGCTGGTGCGACGGGGCCTTCCACACCGCCACGCACCGGCCGGGGTTGGAGATCATGGACCGCGTGGGCGGCGGCGACTCCTTCGCCTCGGGCTTCATCTACGGGCTGATGACCACCGGCGACGCCGCCCGCGCCGTCGAGTACGGGGCCGCGCACGGCGCCCTGGCGATGACCACGCCCGGCGACACCACGATGGCGCACCTCAAGGACGTCGAGAAGCTCGTCGCCGGCGGCGGCGCCCGCGTGGACCGCTGA
- the topA gene encoding type I DNA topoisomerase has protein sequence MAKATPRKSFAGKPGSSGRKSSSRKKYAFNVKDAQGRHLVIVESPTKAKTINKYLGRDYHVMASVGHVRDLPKSAPKGSSKEDQVLPGVDLARNFEPTYEILPDKKDTVSNLRKAAKVATDVYFATDLDREGEAIAWHLAEALKVPTDQAKRVVFNAITKSALEEAFARPRGIAIPRVDAQQTRRILDRIVGYQVSPLLWRKVAGGLSAGRVQSVATRLVVERERAIEAFVPEEFWKLTGFFTPKMDEAKKLGDAWRDFLKKSGEDVTIKNQNGFLSENGVLRAELDTVGGRKWKTDDREQALALAESLGFVLDDAVETEHPDEKGPAQKQVRFLGGIGNAPDYKIQSVETKRTKRRPAPPFITSTLQQRASSYLGFNLKRTMRVAQQLYEGIDLKGSRGQTGLITYMRTDSTFLSGEAIGAARGYIEDKLGKNYRPEDKPRFYKSSNQDAQEAHEAIRPTDVTITPSSIQNQLSEEQFRLYDLIWRRFVACQMVDAQFDSTSIIIACEKAEATFRASGSVLVFDGFMRISGVPKSDEVLLPKGLEENKPIAPIDLDPRQQFTSPPARYTEASLQKELEKEGIGRPSTYAAIIGTIQDRKYVETVNARDKRLMATDLGKVVTDKLIEAFPEILDVGYTRDLEAQLDDIENDGRDWRKTLGDFYKPFKVQLDDAMANMTHAKAATEVSDHLCPTCGSPCEYRLGKNGRFLSCTAFNVPPVEVRPEKDPVAPDGSPWLLHKAKGKARPKITTADGETKLGWTKLSKTDKERFMNLSEQMPEPCKYACPIDRNGNPQAPELTDVLCPVDGEPMIQRTGRFGPFLASSNYPAVQYILKLHPKTGAVVTPKVEPLVTEMVCPKCEERPLNLRDGKHGLWLGCSGFPKCRGREGFTKLPEEEQADLTKLWEKHVKEHPLPEVKTADGRVLHDEDNYVPQPLEAAG, from the coding sequence ATGGCCAAAGCCACCCCCAGAAAGAGCTTCGCCGGCAAACCCGGGTCCTCCGGCAGGAAGTCCTCCTCCCGGAAGAAGTACGCCTTCAACGTGAAGGACGCCCAGGGCCGGCACCTGGTCATCGTCGAGAGCCCCACCAAGGCCAAGACGATCAACAAGTACCTCGGCCGCGACTACCACGTCATGGCCTCGGTCGGCCACGTCCGCGACCTGCCCAAGTCGGCGCCCAAGGGCTCCTCCAAGGAGGACCAGGTGCTGCCCGGCGTCGACCTGGCCCGCAACTTCGAGCCGACCTACGAGATCCTCCCCGACAAGAAGGACACGGTCAGCAACCTCCGCAAAGCCGCGAAGGTCGCCACCGACGTCTACTTCGCGACCGACCTCGACCGCGAGGGCGAAGCCATCGCCTGGCACCTGGCCGAGGCGCTGAAAGTCCCCACCGACCAGGCCAAGCGGGTGGTCTTCAACGCGATCACCAAGAGCGCTCTGGAGGAGGCCTTCGCCCGGCCCCGCGGCATCGCCATCCCCCGGGTCGACGCCCAGCAGACCCGCCGCATCCTCGATCGGATCGTCGGCTACCAGGTCTCGCCGCTGCTCTGGCGGAAGGTCGCCGGCGGGCTGTCCGCCGGCCGCGTGCAGTCGGTGGCGACGCGGCTGGTGGTGGAGCGCGAGCGGGCGATCGAGGCCTTCGTCCCCGAGGAGTTCTGGAAGCTCACCGGCTTCTTCACGCCGAAGATGGACGAGGCGAAGAAGCTCGGCGACGCGTGGAGAGACTTCCTGAAGAAGTCCGGCGAAGATGTGACCATCAAGAACCAGAACGGCTTCCTCTCCGAGAACGGCGTGCTCCGCGCCGAGCTGGACACGGTGGGGGGCAGGAAGTGGAAGACCGACGACCGCGAGCAGGCCCTCGCCCTCGCGGAGTCGCTGGGCTTCGTGCTCGACGACGCGGTGGAGACCGAGCACCCCGACGAGAAGGGCCCGGCGCAGAAACAGGTCCGCTTCCTCGGCGGCATCGGCAACGCCCCGGACTACAAGATCCAGAGCGTGGAGACCAAGCGGACCAAGCGCCGCCCGGCGCCGCCGTTCATCACCTCGACGCTGCAGCAGCGGGCCAGCAGCTACCTGGGCTTCAACCTCAAGCGGACGATGCGCGTCGCCCAGCAGCTCTACGAGGGCATCGATCTCAAGGGCAGCCGCGGGCAGACCGGCCTCATCACGTACATGCGGACCGACTCGACCTTCCTCTCCGGCGAGGCCATCGGCGCCGCCCGCGGCTACATCGAGGACAAGCTCGGCAAGAACTACCGGCCCGAGGACAAGCCGCGGTTCTACAAGTCCAGCAACCAGGACGCGCAGGAGGCCCACGAGGCGATCCGCCCCACCGACGTGACGATCACGCCGAGCAGCATCCAGAACCAGCTCTCCGAGGAGCAGTTCCGCCTGTACGACCTCATCTGGCGCCGCTTCGTCGCCTGCCAGATGGTGGACGCGCAGTTCGACTCGACCTCGATCATCATCGCGTGCGAGAAAGCGGAGGCGACGTTCCGGGCCTCCGGCAGCGTGCTCGTCTTCGACGGCTTCATGCGGATCTCGGGCGTCCCGAAGTCCGACGAGGTGCTGCTGCCCAAGGGCCTGGAGGAGAACAAGCCGATCGCGCCGATCGACCTCGACCCCAGGCAGCAGTTCACCAGCCCGCCCGCCCGCTACACCGAGGCCTCGCTGCAGAAAGAGCTGGAGAAGGAAGGCATCGGCCGGCCGTCGACCTACGCCGCGATCATCGGGACGATCCAGGACCGCAAATACGTCGAGACCGTCAACGCCCGCGACAAGCGGCTGATGGCGACCGACCTGGGGAAGGTCGTCACCGACAAGCTCATCGAGGCGTTCCCGGAGATCCTCGACGTGGGCTACACGCGCGACCTGGAAGCCCAGCTCGACGACATCGAGAACGACGGCCGCGACTGGCGGAAGACGCTCGGCGACTTCTACAAGCCCTTCAAGGTCCAGCTCGACGACGCCATGGCGAACATGACGCACGCCAAGGCCGCCACCGAGGTGAGCGACCACCTCTGCCCGACCTGCGGCTCGCCCTGCGAGTACCGGCTCGGCAAGAACGGCCGCTTCCTCTCCTGCACCGCCTTCAACGTGCCGCCGGTGGAAGTCAGGCCCGAGAAGGACCCGGTCGCTCCCGACGGCTCGCCCTGGCTGCTGCACAAGGCCAAGGGCAAGGCCCGGCCGAAGATCACCACCGCCGACGGCGAAACCAAGCTCGGCTGGACCAAGCTCAGCAAGACGGACAAGGAGCGGTTCATGAACCTCTCCGAGCAGATGCCCGAGCCCTGCAAGTACGCCTGTCCGATCGACCGCAACGGCAACCCGCAGGCGCCCGAGCTCACCGACGTGCTCTGCCCGGTCGACGGCGAGCCGATGATCCAGCGGACCGGCCGCTTCGGGCCCTTCCTGGCCAGCAGCAACTACCCCGCGGTGCAGTACATCCTCAAGCTGCACCCCAAGACCGGCGCCGTCGTCACCCCCAAGGTCGAGCCCCTCGTCACCGAGATGGTTTGCCCCAAGTGCGAGGAGCGCCCGCTGAACCTCCGCGACGGCAAGCACGGCCTGTGGCTGGGCTGCTCGGGCTTCCCCAAGTGCCGCGGCCGCGAGGGCTTCACCAAGCTGCCCGAGGAGGAGCAGGCCGACCTCACCAAGCTCTGGGAGAAGCACGTGAAAGAGCACCCGCTGCCGGAGGTCAAAACCGCCGACGGCCGCGTGCTCCACGACGAAGACAACTACGTGCCCCAGCCGCTCGAAGCGGCCGGCTGA
- a CDS encoding class I SAM-dependent DNA methyltransferase, protein MPATEHAFLRELDAKLWAAADKLRNNLDAAQYKHAVLGLIFLKYVSDAFDARRERVLADLRDPDSESFYPDATEEDLHAELEDRDHYTAANTFWVPPLARWQNLQSWAKLPPQTTVEVKNGKTEKYTIKSTALLIDDALAAVEHENEPLKNVLARDTYARLQLDPANLRGLIDLVAGIPFTHDRLQARDILGHVYEYFLGQFALAEGKKGGQYFTPKSIVGLIVEMLQPYWGRVYDPAMGSGGFFVEIEKHVERAYDERTHGASGGISVYGQESNPTTWRLAAMNMAIRGIDFNFGKTWANSFTQDQHPDLRADFVMANPPFNVSDWWDAKLADDPRWTHGTPPKGNANFAWVQHMLHHLAPTGSMALLLANGSMSGTSGGEGDIRRALVEADLVECMVALPGQLFTNTQIPACIWFLTKDKAARNGKRDRRGEVLFLDARGVGYMKDRVLRDFTREDIQKLAGTFHAWQGLGDDEYADIPGFCKSATLAEIAAQGFVLTPGRYVGVAAAEDDGEPFAEKMARLTAELSGQFEESAALEAKIRRNLEGVGYEV, encoded by the coding sequence ATGCCCGCGACCGAACACGCTTTCCTCCGCGAGCTCGACGCCAAGCTCTGGGCCGCCGCCGACAAGCTGCGGAACAACCTCGACGCCGCCCAGTACAAGCACGCCGTCCTGGGGCTGATCTTCCTGAAGTACGTCTCCGACGCCTTCGACGCCCGCCGCGAGCGGGTGCTCGCCGACCTGCGCGACCCGGACAGCGAGTCCTTCTACCCCGACGCCACCGAAGAGGACCTGCACGCCGAGCTGGAGGACAGAGACCACTACACCGCCGCGAACACCTTCTGGGTCCCCCCGCTGGCCCGCTGGCAGAACCTCCAGAGCTGGGCCAAGCTGCCGCCGCAGACGACCGTGGAGGTGAAGAATGGCAAGACGGAGAAGTACACGATCAAGAGCACCGCGCTGCTCATCGACGACGCCCTCGCCGCCGTCGAGCACGAGAACGAGCCGCTCAAGAACGTCCTCGCCCGCGACACCTACGCCCGCCTGCAGTTGGATCCCGCCAATCTGCGCGGCCTGATCGACCTGGTCGCCGGCATCCCCTTCACCCACGACCGCCTGCAGGCCCGGGACATCCTCGGCCACGTGTACGAGTACTTCCTGGGCCAGTTCGCCTTGGCGGAGGGCAAGAAGGGCGGCCAGTACTTCACGCCGAAGAGCATCGTCGGCCTCATCGTCGAGATGCTGCAGCCGTACTGGGGCCGCGTCTACGACCCGGCGATGGGCAGCGGCGGCTTCTTCGTCGAGATCGAGAAGCACGTGGAGCGGGCCTACGACGAACGCACCCACGGCGCTTCCGGGGGGATCAGCGTCTACGGGCAGGAGAGCAACCCCACCACCTGGCGGCTGGCCGCGATGAACATGGCCATCCGCGGCATCGACTTCAACTTCGGCAAGACGTGGGCGAACAGCTTCACGCAGGACCAGCACCCCGACCTGCGGGCCGACTTCGTGATGGCCAACCCGCCGTTCAACGTGAGCGACTGGTGGGACGCCAAGCTCGCCGACGACCCGCGCTGGACGCACGGCACGCCGCCCAAGGGCAACGCGAACTTCGCCTGGGTGCAGCACATGCTCCACCACCTGGCCCCCACCGGCAGCATGGCCCTGCTGCTGGCCAACGGCAGCATGTCCGGCACGTCCGGCGGCGAGGGCGACATCCGCCGCGCCCTCGTCGAGGCCGACCTGGTCGAGTGCATGGTCGCCCTGCCCGGCCAGCTGTTTACCAACACGCAGATCCCCGCGTGCATCTGGTTCCTCACGAAGGACAAGGCGGCGCGGAACGGCAAACGCGACCGCCGCGGCGAGGTGCTCTTTCTCGACGCCCGCGGCGTCGGCTACATGAAGGACCGCGTGCTGCGCGACTTCACCCGTGAAGACATCCAGAAGCTCGCCGGCACCTTCCACGCCTGGCAAGGCTTGGGCGACGACGAGTACGCCGACATCCCCGGCTTCTGCAAGTCAGCGACGCTAGCCGAGATCGCCGCCCAGGGCTTCGTGCTGACTCCCGGCCGCTACGTCGGTGTCGCCGCGGCGGAGGACGACGGCGAGCCCTTCGCCGAGAAGATGGCCCGCCTGACGGCCGAGCTGAGCGGGCAGTTCGAGGAGTCCGCTGCGCTGGAGGCGAAGATCCGGCGGAACCTGGAGGGGGTGGGATATGAGGTCTGA